The window TATTGGCGAGGCACGGCGGGCATGATTGCCGATGCACCGCTGTTCGGCGTCGGACCGGGCAATTTCAAAGAGCGTTATGTCAATCACAAGCTTCCCGAAGCCAGCGAAAGCATCACCGACCCGCACAATTTTTTGCTGGAGATCTGGAGCACGGCCGGCACGCCAGCGCTGCTCTTGCTCATCGGCCTGATGGTCGTCACGGCCTGGCAAGTGAGCCGACGTTCTGCCGTGGTTAGCGGCGAACTCGCTCTTCCCACTGGATCGGACGGCAAGATCTCAGCCGCCGAAGAATTGAAGATCGGCCACTTTGCGATTTACGCGGGCTCGGTGCTGGGGCTGTTGCTTGCCGGCATTCTGGGGTTCGTGGTCATGGATCCGCTGGAAACCACGCGCAGCGGAGTGCTCGAATCAAGCCCCGAGGCAGCTCTGGGCATTCCTCTCATTTGGTTGAGCGCGTTCGTTTCGTTCATCGTTTGTTTCGTCGGCTTGCAGGAGTGGGTCAATCGGGGCGAACTGCCGCGTGCCGCCGTGGTGATTGCTCTGATCGCCCTCCTGGTGAATCTGCTCGCCGCCGGCGCTGCGATCTTTCCGGGAGTGACGAGCGCGGCGTGGCTCCTGTGGGCGATCGCGCTGCAGCGCGATGAACCGACGGAAAAAACTCTCGCCGCCGAGCCGGCAACAGCATGGAAGCCCGAGTGGACGAAGTACCTCTCCGTCGCGGCGGGCATGTTGTTTGTGGCCGCACTGATTGGTTGCTACTACACCGAATATCAGCCGGTCCTCCAAGGACAAATGAAGATCCTGGAAGCCATTTCGGCCCGCGATCAGCAGCACGTGTCCGAGGCCGCCACGCGGCTCGACGAGGCGATCGCTGCCGATCCGTGGTCGCCGATGTCGCGGCGGTTGCTTGCCGATTTTCGCTTGCGGCAGTGGCTCGGCCAACCCAGGCCGAAGGCTTGGGGGCCGTTTATCGATGCGATGGAGCTGTACGAAAAATCGTCGCCCCACCATTTCTCGCAGCATGAAGAACGAGGCCAATGGCTCCTCCTGGCCGGGCGAAAAATCAAAGACCCCGAGAAGTTGAAGCTCGCCGCCGAAGCCTATCAGAAGGCGATCGACTGTTATCCCAACTCGTCCATGTTGCACGCGCAACTGGCTTCGATCCTGGCTGAAATCGGCGACAAAGATCACGCTCGCAGCGAAGCCGATGAAGCTGCCCGGCTCGATGCCCTTTGCCCGCACAGCGAACTAAAGTTAGAAAAGAGAGTGTTGTTCGATCCGCCACCGTCACCGCATCAAACGACGGATGGCAAATTGCCAAGTGCGGCTACCGTCGTCGCTGAATTACGTGGGAAGACTCCTGTTCCCCAGCCCCCAGTTCCCAGCTCCTAGCCCCCAGTTCCTCCCCCATGAAAACTTTCGCTCTTATCGCGCTGTCACTCATCGTGGGAATCGGCATCGGCCTGGCCGCCACCCGGCGGGAGTTTGCTCACGATCAATTACCAACAGCAACTGAGCGCAAGGAAGTGACGGATAACAACGGCGCGAAGTTGGTCATCGAAGGCGGCACGGCTTACAACTTCAAAGAAATGGATCGTCACGCCGAAGGCGAACATGAGTTCATCTTTCGCAACGAGGGAACCACGCCCATTGGTTTGAAAAAAGGGCAGACGACGTGCAAGTGCACGATGAGCGAAATGAAAGACGGTGATCTGCAGCCCGGTGAATCGGTGCCGATCAAACTGACGTGGACTGCCAAGACGGGCGAAGCCGATTTTTCGCAATCGGCCGAAATCATCACGACAAACTACCCTGCCATGCCCGTCGTGCGGTTGCATGTCTACGGAAAGATCATCGATGCCCTGCGCACCGATCGCGGCGGCAATCTATCGCTCGGTACGATTTCGACCAGCGAACCGATTGTCGGTCGTTTCAAGGTCCATGCGTTCCGCGGCGATGAGCCACTGCAAATCGTCAAGCATGAGTTTTTGACCGCCGAGCACGCCGATGCTTACTCGGCTACTTTTCGTCCACTCACAC is drawn from Anatilimnocola floriformis and contains these coding sequences:
- a CDS encoding O-antigen ligase family protein, which encodes MKRRRGQHAEENHPTAESAAAAERLDAIFMSYLRPAILAIATALLVSTPLIASESVISEGAFATWHVMWLAVAVISLVGSAFFTSNAQRWSWADLLVILLVGWHVVSAAMCDGNMRNAWNATWQWGAYGAIAIIFRQQLTSALETRALVVVLLALAVGVSLHAYYDYGVLKPQLRAQFEKDPEKFYKQMGADPGSPTRAHLENRIKSVEPTAEFALTNSLAGYLLPWLILPLGIAFWTVQKETNWKVIGTFLGIALLIFGVLLLTKSRTAVLAAAGGCVLLLLYGRRSGWRLDWRWPAGIAAAAVVLGLIAVAAKGLDAEVLSESPKSLLYRIEYWRGTAGMIADAPLFGVGPGNFKERYVNHKLPEASESITDPHNFLLEIWSTAGTPALLLLIGLMVVTAWQVSRRSAVVSGELALPTGSDGKISAAEELKIGHFAIYAGSVLGLLLAGILGFVVMDPLETTRSGVLESSPEAALGIPLIWLSAFVSFIVCFVGLQEWVNRGELPRAAVVIALIALLVNLLAAGAAIFPGVTSAAWLLWAIALQRDEPTEKTLAAEPATAWKPEWTKYLSVAAGMLFVAALIGCYYTEYQPVLQGQMKILEAISARDQQHVSEAATRLDEAIAADPWSPMSRRLLADFRLRQWLGQPRPKAWGPFIDAMELYEKSSPHHFSQHEERGQWLLLAGRKIKDPEKLKLAAEAYQKAIDCYPNSSMLHAQLASILAEIGDKDHARSEADEAARLDALCPHSELKLEKRVLFDPPPSPHQTTDGKLPSAATVVAELRGKTPVPQPPVPSS
- a CDS encoding DUF1573 domain-containing protein; protein product: MKTFALIALSLIVGIGIGLAATRREFAHDQLPTATERKEVTDNNGAKLVIEGGTAYNFKEMDRHAEGEHEFIFRNEGTTPIGLKKGQTTCKCTMSEMKDGDLQPGESVPIKLTWTAKTGEADFSQSAEIITTNYPAMPVVRLHVYGKIIDALRTDRGGNLSLGTISTSEPIVGRFKVHAFRGDEPLQIVKHEFLTAEHADAYSATFRPLTPEEVAAEPNAKSGVEATVHIKSGLPLGSLSQALRLSTNLPNTAPLTVAIEGRIVGDIMLVGPGVVSDQNMIRLGDTQSSVGKKAQFHVLVKGPHRAETTLKLADVAPAGELQAVLGEALTDNPQVTRYPLTITVPVGAKPVVNQGTVPGEAGIVRLTTTHPQIPEFVIIVRYAVRE